A window of Gambusia affinis linkage group LG03, SWU_Gaff_1.0, whole genome shotgun sequence genomic DNA:
ttactcTGTGATCAGAATCTGCTCCTgttgtgattgttttatttctgatttttgctGACATGGTTGTTTAATGTAACTATGCTGTCTTCAGTTCACACAGGCAAAGTCTTTTTtatagagaaaaaatatatttaatttggaaatactTTACCATGACAACTAAAGtgtcaaaacagcaaaaaagatttaaatcaaacaGAGGCTCTGGAAACTGTGGAAAATTGCAGGACATGGTTCATGGTGACATCACAGCCCTTGTCTCCAAGAGGGGATTGCTCTGGAATAAaagtagtaaaatatttaattacctAAATGTTACTTATCAAAACTTAAAGTCAAGTCTACAGGTCCAGACCTGTGAAATATTTGTAGCATGGGTCCTTGTCCTGAAGGTTCAGTGTGTTTCATCCTTTCCTCCCATCCTTTAGTGGGGCGAATCAGCCTGGAGGGGTCTCTGTTCACATGACCATCCATCTGAGGAGGAAAACCAAATTATTTCTCTGAGACCAATGACTGAAATCTTTGAAATCgagactgaaatatttcaggctGCTCACTGCACCTTTTCCTTTAGCTTAGCAATGATTCTTCTCtgtctttcctcttcctccttttccctCAGCTGCCTCTCATGAAGCTTTGCCTCCACCTTGTGAAGATCCTGCAAAGGTGCAATCAAACTATGCAATTTGTGTAAAGGTGTTATCATACCTTCTTCTCGCTGAGCTCAAAGGAACCTGCTGTTTATTGTCTGAACACTTTTTATTACAAGTAATTTAATGAGAAActctgaatttgaatagagagTACAAACTTACACcttatcttttgttttcatgtatttctaaGACTTTAGAACTTGGTACCCTTTCACTGAAGCTTTTGATGACTTTTGTTGCCTCTCTTCGCTTCTCCTCCCATTCCCTCTGTTCctgctctctttttctcttctcctgctcctcctctttctcacGCTTCAATCGCAGATGCTCCTCAAGGACCATCTTTAATTCCAGCTGGCGACGGCGCTCCTCCTGATCAACAgagaacattttgttaaaaataggCATCTGCTGAGGGCCACAGTAAAGTCattatgtgattttaattatgaaaaGCAGTGCtatagttagaaaaaaaaattctatagtgaaaacatgcaaagcaccttttcttgttttctcctgTTAATCTCCTCAGCCAGTTTCTGTTCTCCTACTTCTTCCTCTtttcgttttttctttttcttccattccTCCAGGCGCCGTGCCACCTCCATTCTCTCTTCCTCAGTCCTGAAACATAAATGACTTAACTCAGCTTGTGTGAGGcaaatttgaaaagtttctgATCTGAATTTATTCAGCTGTTGATACTCACTGCTGTTGCTCAGCCAAGTTCTTGACTTTCCTCCCTTTGCTTTGTGCCTCCTCCATTTCCTCTTGAGTTTGGATCCTCGTCTGACGTTCTTTATCTTTACTGGCTTTCCAGCGTTGAATAGCCTGCATGGGATGGGAAGAAAACGGTTAAAACTGGACAAAATACATGTAATGCAAAGATTCACGCATGATACGTACCAAGCcctgaaaaaaagaagcactACACTAGCTGTGTAGTGCTTAACTGTGACATGCATGGAGGAGCATACATgacttgattttttattttttttctgaaataaaactttgaaaggTGTGGTGTACATTTGTGTATTAAGCTTCTTTCACTGCGaagcccctaaataaaatcccgTGCAAACAACTGCATTCACAAGTCACCAAATGAGCAGACATGGTTCACCTGCACGCATTTCAACCTTATGAACCCGAGGAACACAGCAAACAGCTCAGGGGGgctgaagataaaaacattcaacattcttcaagttttcatttgtgtaaaaaaaaaaataaatagtgaaaGGGTTCCatcttttgcaaggcattgtgcATGGGAGACCTGGAAGataaacaggatttttttttttttttctgcttctactTCCTCTAAACTCTAAGATCATGCTTTGCCACATTTCTCCACCTCTCTCTTTTTGTCCTGCAGGTAAAGCAGCTCCTGATGCCAGTCCTCATGTTGCTGGATCTCCTCCTGTGTTTTGCTCGGCAGGCAGAGTTTGGCCTCTTTCCTGTATGTCGACCGCCCACCGTGCTTCATCCAGACCTGTCATTGTTAGAACAATAAAGCTGCTCCACTAAAAttgccaaaaataataaataagtaattaacAACACAACTTTGTATTCCTTACTCTTAAGAACGCTTGGTGATCAAATTGGTCCCAGCCTCCATTAGACCCTCCAGTCTTCTGCAGGAAATCCTCCAAAGCTTTGACCTCGGCAGGGAGATCTTTGTTGAAGGGGTTGGccttaaagaaaacagaagaaaaaaaatagcctGTCATCCCTTTTCCTTATTTATGTGAGTgtcaaaccacaaagaagaaacataATGGTGTAAATTGAAAACCTTCAGAGTAGAAGCTGCAGGTAATTTAGGGTTTGACTTGACAAGAAGACTCCAGTTTTCAAACTTCCTCTCATAAGCAACAACTTCCTGCTTGCACGTCAGCTCCTCCTTTGAATATTCCTCAAAGCTGAGCGAAAGTAAGAAACATAAGGTTTGATTCCttataataatttcatttcacTACAGATAATCTTAGTCTATAAattatgctttcttttttatttccattttttctaCTTCCCAACATTCTTTGATGCACTTAAACCTGTTTCTCATAAGATGCACACTTTTTGTATGTGTATACCGAGTGAATGTTGTGGCTTTCATACTAAATTACCAAAGATTGTAAAGGATGCAGTTACATAACATCAATCATAAAAGGTAATATGtccttttttccccattttccaGGCTAAAGTGATGTGAAGATGAATGTTTAGCAAATCTTTTTACCGTAAACACTGATCCTCCTTTAGAGCATTTATCGACACTTCCACATCTAACATTATTTCCTTAAGTCTTTCAATCACtggaaatacaaagaaaattgCAGAAACAATATcaacaataaattgtcccaaagACTCTAATTTTCACATCACTGACACTGTGTATTTTATTCTGAGGTTCAATTATTTAACTTGTAATGTTATTACACATATAAACTCGGAAAGTAGCTcaaatattgatattaataataacaaaaaattcaTGTCTATAAGTTTTTCTAGGTAATGGACAACAACAAGCGAGTTGCAGGTTCTTTAACATCAAGAAACAGAAGTCTTACATTCAGGAGACGGCTTAACATCAGTTAGGTGTTTCTGAAATTTCTTCACACCATTATTGATCTTCACTAGCTGCTTCTGGAGGATCATCTCTGAAGAAAAGCCATAATATTATATTTCAGTTAAAACTGTACAACAACATATTGAAACAGTCTGGTTTCTTTACCGGGTTTCTGCAAGTTTCAGCCACATTGAAGATACTTTACGAACATCAACATTTAAATTGATGGTCCACACAAATTGGAGCTTCAGTTTCAGAACTATTACTGATGAATGGTTTTACCAATCTACTTCAAACCCGTTGCACACATAATAATACAGTATGGATTTTAAACCTTCAACACAAAATGACATAcgatgtgatttaaaaaattaaagactttGAATTTCTGCAATTGTCAATAAGGTTtgtgttagaaaaaaatgagaaaatttcaGGCAATATTTGACCAATGGTTAAAGCTTGACTGAAACAACTTGGCTAAAACTAATGTTATGGTTAGATTTGAAGAGAGTGAATCAATAAAAGCTCATAAAAGAAGGATTGAAGGTTCAAGTTTGTTTAGAAAGCAGTCATCTTCTGTTAGTGCTGCTTGAATTAGAAGCATTTCTAATCATGAGCACACATTCATCATTACACAtataattttgtattatttcctGAAGTGTTAAATCTATTTCTTTACAGGAGCAATCCATTCTTTTTCACATTGACTGCACATCCTCGTGTGAAACAGATGCctaatgtcaaaaaagaaaatcagctaTAAATTACTTACTTTGAGAAGACCTTTCTTTCTGTAGTATTTTTTCATATCCTTCAAGTTCGTCAATGACATCTGTCCAGGGATTCTTTCTGGACAGAACAGTCAgggctctctctttctccaatTTTTCAATCCTGCCAGGCAAAAGGcaaataactgattttaaagTCAGTGGTTACATTTATAGGGCAGggatatttttcttgtttcaacttcttgttaaatgtgtttctaaatCACAGGGTATGAATATATGTCCCTTTAAGAACACAGGCTCCCAAATTACAGACAGCAGTCTAGATTATGGATCTAGCTGAAGTCATATGTATTAATCCATCAAATATTGAGTCTAGTTAAGTCAGTATAATtgatatagaaaatatttaactaaatagtTTTGGGTGGatgaaataaacagttttcgAGTGGTTCTTTTATATATCTGTTAAGCTTTATGTGATTTGATTTATCCTTCATTGTACTACAAATGTTAAAGCAAATTTCACTCACAGCCTCCTGTTCTTCTCTGCCTCCCGCAGAAAGCGACCGGCTTCCTCTCTGTTCAACCTTTTCTGCTTTCTTACCGTGGAAGACGAAGTGGTATGGGGGACACAAGACTGTTCCTCAAactaaatccattttaaaataacacaaacaaatgagCGTACGAGTGTTACAGTGAACGTAATAAATTTTACTATCCTAAACGTCATGCAGTTTGCCTAAAATACTTAACTTAAATAATGGAGAACAGctacaaatgcatttttcacaAACTACAGTATCTATCGGGATATTCATATATTTCCTTA
This region includes:
- the LOC122828170 gene encoding coiled-coil domain-containing protein 112 — encoded protein: MAALATAVLDDELFTFEEQSCVPHTTSSSTVRKQKRLNREEAGRFLREAEKNRRLIEKLEKERALTVLSRKNPWTDVIDELEGYEKILQKERSSQKMILQKQLVKINNGVKKFQKHLTDVKPSPELIERLKEIMLDVEVSINALKEDQCLRFEEYSKEELTCKQEVVAYERKFENWSLLVKSNPKLPAASTLKANPFNKDLPAEVKALEDFLQKTGGSNGGWDQFDHQAFLRVWMKHGGRSTYRKEAKLCLPSKTQEEIQQHEDWHQELLYLQDKKREAIQRWKASKDKERQTRIQTQEEMEEAQSKGRKVKNLAEQQQTEEERMEVARRLEEWKKKKKRKEEEVGEQKLAEEINRRKQEKEERRRQLELKMVLEEHLRLKREKEEEQEKRKREQEQREWEEKRREATKVIKSFSERDLHKVEAKLHERQLREKEEEERQRRIIAKLKEKMDGHVNRDPSRLIRPTKGWEERMKHTEPSGQGPMLQIFHRAIPSWRQGL